In Zunongwangia profunda SM-A87, the following proteins share a genomic window:
- a CDS encoding YaiO family outer membrane beta-barrel protein, with amino-acid sequence MQKIHCSYFKYCTLIFFCLVLNITSRAQEYGADELFSMARNAAFEEDDYPKAIKLAKQALDQSPDYTGIRIFLGRVYTWSKKTDSARVEFEKVLKDNPGHEDGSFAYGSLEYWNDNSKKALDIVNSGLEVHPDAENLLLLKAKVLRDLKEYKLAQEANSRLLKINPKNTEARSLSQRLTILSAKNQIGATYDFVYFDKQFDDPWHLASIDYSRQTKIGSIVARVNYANRFNNNALQFEVDAYPSISETFYAYVNAGFSDDAGIFPEYRAGFSLYANLPWALEAEAGFRLLGFDDQTWIYTASIGKYYKSFWFNFRTFLTPSNSSVSQSYSFMTRYYLGGADDFLSLRVGTGLSPDNQTNNILYNNGNQYRLKSDNIAIGYRKTLWSTNVLFIETGIQNQEYRQGEKGNQFTIGVGYLKRF; translated from the coding sequence ATGCAAAAAATACACTGTTCTTATTTTAAATACTGCACCTTAATTTTCTTTTGCCTGGTTCTAAATATTACTAGTAGGGCTCAGGAATATGGTGCTGATGAGTTATTCAGCATGGCAAGAAATGCTGCTTTTGAAGAAGACGATTATCCTAAAGCCATTAAACTTGCCAAACAGGCATTAGATCAAAGCCCCGATTACACAGGAATCCGAATCTTCTTAGGTAGAGTCTACACCTGGAGTAAAAAAACAGATAGCGCAAGAGTAGAATTTGAGAAAGTTTTAAAAGACAATCCGGGTCACGAAGACGGTTCTTTTGCTTACGGTAGTTTAGAATATTGGAACGACAATTCTAAAAAAGCCTTAGATATTGTAAATAGTGGTCTGGAAGTACATCCAGATGCCGAAAACTTATTACTGCTGAAAGCGAAAGTGCTTCGCGATCTTAAAGAATATAAACTCGCTCAGGAAGCCAATTCAAGACTTTTAAAAATTAATCCTAAAAATACTGAAGCCCGCTCCTTAAGTCAGCGATTAACCATACTTTCTGCCAAAAACCAAATTGGTGCTACCTACGATTTTGTTTATTTTGACAAACAGTTTGATGATCCCTGGCACCTTGCCAGTATCGATTATAGCAGGCAAACTAAAATAGGATCTATCGTAGCCAGGGTGAATTACGCCAATCGTTTTAACAACAATGCCTTACAATTTGAGGTAGACGCTTATCCAAGCATTTCTGAAACTTTTTACGCGTATGTAAACGCAGGATTCTCTGATGATGCAGGGATTTTCCCCGAATATCGCGCTGGTTTCTCCCTTTATGCCAATCTTCCATGGGCTCTGGAGGCCGAAGCCGGTTTTCGATTATTAGGTTTCGATGACCAAACCTGGATTTATACCGCTTCTATAGGAAAATATTATAAGAGCTTTTGGTTTAATTTCAGGACCTTTTTAACGCCATCCAACAGTTCTGTTTCGCAATCGTACAGTTTTATGACGCGTTATTACCTTGGTGGCGCAGACGATTTTCTTAGTTTAAGAGTAGGTACTGGTCTGTCTCCAGATAATCAAACCAATAATATCTTATACAATAATGGTAATCAATACCGTCTAAAATCAGATAATATCGCTATCGGTTATCGAAAAACTTTATGGAGCACCAATGTGCTATTTATAGAAACAGGCATCCAAAATCAGGAATATCGCCAGGGAGAAAAAGGCAATCAATTCACTATAGGTGTTGGATATTTAAAACGTTTTTAA
- a CDS encoding conjugal transfer protein, which translates to MKHSINQSIKKFVITLSIALFSSGHIVAQGMPVYDNTNFISLAKQLIESAKQTSNLLKTVEFLKQQKERIEQVSNVIQQLDAVGKLIQNNQYLFNMVQGDLQEILNSPYIKPDEINRVTASFEEIIDRSMESVDYVNKILTSDYLKMSDAERATVLKDYETKSNEMVAEVQNKTRRYKEIISFRKMQDHINNRPLSGI; encoded by the coding sequence ATGAAACATTCCATAAATCAAAGCATCAAAAAATTCGTGATAACCTTATCCATTGCCCTCTTTTCATCAGGCCACATTGTGGCTCAGGGAATGCCGGTATATGATAATACGAATTTTATCAGCCTGGCCAAACAGCTGATCGAATCGGCCAAGCAAACTTCCAATTTACTCAAGACCGTCGAGTTTCTAAAGCAACAAAAAGAGCGGATCGAACAGGTGAGCAATGTGATCCAACAATTGGATGCCGTAGGAAAACTGATCCAGAATAACCAGTACCTCTTTAATATGGTGCAGGGCGATTTGCAAGAAATCCTCAACTCCCCGTATATAAAACCCGATGAAATCAACCGGGTGACAGCCTCCTTTGAGGAAATTATCGATCGTTCGATGGAGAGCGTGGATTATGTCAATAAAATCCTGACCAGTGATTATCTAAAAATGAGCGATGCGGAAAGAGCTACCGTATTAAAAGATTACGAAACTAAATCCAATGAGATGGTCGCCGAGGTGCAGAACAAAACACGCCGGTATAAGGAAATCATTTCCTTTCGAAAAATGCAGGATCATATCAATAATCGCCCACTAAGTGGGATTTAA
- a CDS encoding aldo/keto reductase has protein sequence MKITDINGTVRLNNGLEMPYLGLGVYKSKDGKEVKDAIHYALKAGYRHIDTASFYDNEEGVGQAIKESNINRDDIFITSKVWNDDQGYEGTLKAIDKSLEKLQLDYLDLYLIHWPVPDTLTETWRAMEEIYKSGKVKAIGLCNCVEHQMDEIIQNGSIKPMLLQNEFHPKLVQQNMLDYCAERNIQYEGWSPLMRGQILDNKLLKDIAEKYGKSTAQVVLRWDLQKGVITIPKSVHENRIHQNADIFDFELSESEVQKIDALDSNERTGAHPDHFMEHFANK, from the coding sequence ATGAAGATTACTGATATTAATGGGACGGTACGCCTCAATAATGGATTAGAAATGCCTTATTTAGGCTTAGGTGTTTATAAATCTAAGGATGGAAAAGAAGTTAAGGACGCAATACATTATGCTTTAAAAGCAGGTTATCGACATATCGATACTGCCAGTTTTTATGATAATGAAGAGGGAGTAGGACAGGCGATAAAAGAAAGTAATATTAACAGAGATGATATTTTTATCACCAGTAAGGTCTGGAATGACGACCAGGGGTACGAAGGTACTTTAAAGGCTATTGATAAGAGCTTGGAGAAATTACAGTTGGATTATTTAGATTTGTATTTAATTCACTGGCCTGTTCCCGATACTTTGACTGAAACCTGGCGAGCGATGGAAGAGATTTATAAATCGGGTAAGGTAAAAGCCATCGGGTTATGTAATTGTGTAGAACATCAAATGGATGAAATCATTCAAAATGGTAGTATAAAGCCAATGTTATTGCAAAATGAATTCCATCCAAAGTTGGTACAACAAAATATGCTGGATTATTGTGCTGAAAGAAATATCCAGTATGAAGGTTGGTCACCCTTAATGCGCGGGCAAATTTTGGATAATAAACTTTTAAAAGATATCGCTGAAAAATATGGTAAATCTACCGCTCAGGTGGTGTTGCGATGGGATTTGCAAAAAGGTGTGATTACGATTCCCAAAAGTGTTCATGAAAACAGGATTCATCAAAACGCTGATATTTTTGATTTTGAATTGTCTGAATCTGAAGTACAGAAGATAGATGCTTTGGATAGTAATGAAAGAACAGGAGCACATCCCGATCATTTTATGGAGCATTTTGCCAATAAATAA
- a CDS encoding NADP-dependent glyceraldehyde-3-phosphate dehydrogenase: protein MIPDQLKINELLHQKSYLSDGKLIEWQGKTDEVFSTISTSENYQRTLLGTVPHMDKTTALEVLTSACNAFDKGKGLWPTMKVSERIACMENFVGKMKLQREIVVKYLMWEIGKSMPDSYKEFDRTVEYIEDTIEDYKDLDRNSAKFSKKDGVYAHIRRGPLGIVLCLGPYNYPLNETFALLIPAIIMGNTVIFKPAKHGVLLISPLLKAFQESFPAGVVNVIYGRGREVAAPIMQSGRIDVLALIGNSKSAIALQDQHPFKNRLRLVLGLEAKNPGIVLPDADLDLAISECISGTLSFNGQRCTALKILYVHESVQDAFLKRFAEKVDALKFGNPWEENVQLTPLPEPEKPAYIQDLIDDAKQQGAKIINKKGGEVSENFIFPAVLFPVTKDMKVYQEEQFGPVIPVKPFSDIEEILEEIADSNYGQQVSLFGKDIAELAPLIDTLVNLVCRVNLNSSCQRGPDVFPFTGRKDSAVGTLSVHDALRSFSIRTFVASKDNPYNNEILENLLHSKSSNFMSTDYLL from the coding sequence ATGATACCCGACCAACTAAAAATCAACGAACTACTACATCAAAAATCCTATCTAAGCGACGGCAAACTCATCGAATGGCAAGGCAAAACCGATGAAGTTTTTTCTACAATTTCAACTTCAGAAAATTATCAAAGAACTTTATTGGGGACTGTTCCACATATGGATAAAACTACAGCTTTAGAAGTATTAACCTCAGCTTGCAATGCTTTTGATAAAGGAAAAGGCTTATGGCCTACCATGAAAGTATCCGAACGTATTGCCTGCATGGAAAATTTCGTAGGCAAAATGAAATTGCAACGCGAGATTGTAGTGAAATACCTTATGTGGGAAATTGGAAAATCTATGCCAGATTCTTACAAGGAATTTGACCGAACGGTGGAGTATATAGAAGATACTATTGAAGATTATAAAGACCTGGATCGCAACAGCGCTAAATTTTCTAAAAAAGACGGTGTTTATGCGCATATTAGGAGGGGACCTTTAGGAATCGTTTTATGCCTGGGGCCTTATAACTATCCTTTAAATGAAACTTTTGCTTTACTTATTCCCGCTATTATTATGGGAAATACCGTGATTTTTAAACCGGCGAAACATGGAGTTTTACTAATTTCTCCGCTTCTTAAAGCTTTTCAGGAAAGTTTTCCTGCCGGTGTGGTAAATGTAATTTACGGTAGAGGTCGTGAGGTTGCCGCCCCTATAATGCAAAGCGGAAGAATAGACGTTCTCGCACTTATAGGTAATAGTAAATCGGCTATTGCTTTGCAGGATCAACATCCTTTTAAAAACAGACTACGACTGGTTTTAGGACTTGAAGCTAAAAACCCGGGGATCGTATTGCCGGATGCCGACTTAGATTTAGCGATTAGCGAATGTATCTCGGGTACTCTTTCTTTTAATGGCCAACGTTGTACCGCCCTTAAAATACTTTATGTACACGAATCGGTTCAGGACGCATTTTTAAAACGTTTTGCTGAAAAAGTAGATGCTTTAAAATTTGGAAATCCCTGGGAAGAAAATGTACAGTTAACCCCGCTTCCCGAGCCTGAAAAACCTGCTTATATTCAAGATTTAATTGATGATGCCAAACAACAAGGGGCTAAAATAATCAACAAAAAAGGAGGTGAGGTTTCAGAGAATTTTATTTTCCCGGCCGTGCTTTTTCCGGTGACCAAAGATATGAAGGTGTACCAAGAAGAGCAGTTTGGTCCGGTTATACCAGTTAAACCTTTTTCTGACATTGAAGAAATCCTGGAAGAAATTGCAGATTCAAATTATGGCCAGCAGGTATCACTCTTTGGTAAAGATATTGCAGAACTTGCACCGCTAATCGACACTCTGGTAAATCTTGTTTGCCGCGTAAACCTGAATAGCTCCTGCCAGCGAGGTCCCGATGTTTTCCCATTTACGGGAAGAAAAGATTCGGCAGTAGGTACGCTTAGTGTACACGATGCACTGCGCTCCTTTTCTATACGCACATTTGTTGCATCTAAAGATAATCCATACAATAACGAAATTTTAGAAAATTTACTCCATAGCAAATCTTCTAATTTTATGAGTACAGATTATCTTCTCTAA
- a CDS encoding conjugal transfer protein TraK, translating to MKIPYQNIYKVLRTNRFIVLSSVIGSAVVCIISIVMVIKLHRESLNNAFVINGDGSVIPLKVVKQRENLKVEALAHLDLFHRYFYGLNANNYKSNIEKSLWLGNSSVSDLYQQKQAEGVYNRLLQYSLVQKVITIDSKVELQSEPYRFSTTIVFEINRGSVTDRYELKTAGKLMQVDRNFPHNPHGLLITDFFENSLRKINPE from the coding sequence ATGAAAATACCCTATCAAAATATTTACAAGGTCTTACGGACCAATCGTTTTATCGTCCTCTCCTCGGTAATTGGCTCGGCCGTGGTCTGTATCATTTCCATAGTAATGGTCATCAAACTCCACCGGGAATCCCTGAACAATGCTTTTGTGATTAATGGGGACGGTAGCGTTATTCCCCTGAAAGTGGTCAAGCAACGGGAAAACCTGAAGGTAGAAGCCCTGGCCCATCTGGATCTGTTCCATCGCTATTTTTATGGGCTTAATGCCAACAATTACAAAAGTAATATCGAAAAGAGCCTGTGGCTGGGAAACAGTTCCGTATCTGACCTCTATCAGCAAAAACAAGCCGAAGGCGTCTATAACCGGCTTTTGCAATATTCCCTGGTTCAAAAAGTCATCACTATTGATTCAAAGGTGGAACTGCAAAGCGAGCCATACCGATTTAGTACTACTATCGTTTTTGAGATCAACCGTGGATCAGTAACTGACCGCTATGAACTGAAAACGGCTGGAAAACTGATGCAGGTCGACCGGAATTTCCCTCATAATCCGCACGGACTGCTCATCACCGACTTTTTTGAAAATAGCCTTCGCAAAATTAATCCTGAATAA
- a CDS encoding DUF4138 domain-containing protein, with the protein MRTFTIILLLALINPVNAQKALDTLYANDKKNVALFLPSAIRQGITGASNFVFTYNREKKQYFGLLKAQPGEESNLLVVTDDGKVYSYMLKYKKELPKLNYFISTDESIGMEIPAKATPKTTQKEQDSLIKRQEYFQRFAEYLLKTGKKHSKTKRKRGIKLQLRRIAYNASETYLVMELTNTSGITFEIDFLKVYRVSGNKKRKSSFQKLETKPIYTCHMPSKIYNSQSLHLVYVLPKFVLGSKEKLQLELQELNGSRKIVLKTPMNKK; encoded by the coding sequence ATGAGAACATTTACTATTATATTATTACTGGCTTTAATAAATCCAGTCAATGCCCAAAAGGCTTTAGATACTTTATATGCGAATGATAAAAAGAACGTGGCCTTGTTTTTACCGAGTGCTATCCGACAAGGCATAACAGGAGCATCCAATTTTGTGTTTACCTATAATCGCGAAAAGAAGCAGTATTTTGGGCTATTAAAGGCACAACCCGGAGAAGAAAGTAACCTTTTGGTAGTGACCGATGATGGAAAGGTCTATTCCTATATGCTGAAATATAAAAAAGAACTTCCCAAACTGAATTATTTTATTTCTACTGATGAAAGTATCGGAATGGAGATTCCAGCCAAAGCTACTCCCAAAACCACACAGAAAGAACAAGACAGTCTTATTAAGCGACAGGAATATTTTCAGCGCTTTGCTGAGTATCTGCTAAAAACAGGTAAAAAACATTCCAAGACCAAACGTAAAAGAGGCATCAAGCTTCAGTTACGACGTATCGCCTACAATGCTTCAGAAACCTATCTGGTAATGGAACTTACCAATACTTCGGGAATTACTTTCGAAATAGATTTTCTGAAAGTATACCGCGTTAGTGGCAACAAAAAAAGAAAATCTTCCTTTCAAAAACTGGAAACAAAACCGATCTATACTTGCCATATGCCTTCGAAGATCTATAACAGCCAATCGTTACACTTGGTGTATGTGCTGCCCAAATTTGTACTGGGTAGTAAGGAGAAATTGCAATTGGAATTGCAAGAGTTAAATGGAAGTAGGAAGATTGTTTTGAAAACTCCTATGAACAAAAAATAG
- the traM gene encoding conjugative transposon protein TraM codes for MLFIVAYSFITFGKEEETNIDTHQVPLPKLGSDQKQYETKMEALENIKKEREINAPSVYDEELLDATGTYDPDLRDKEKRRMIDSIYSQGNMDYAYSTYRQDQAAPQTPAPSKNDTLSKKINKKEREAAAKEMGLEHQLFFASNPKENLNTLSQNTDGQLYVQVDGTQTIKQHYRLRMRLSRAALIDGKQVPKNTLLYGFVSFKPNRTLLTIEHIKGRPVSFEAYDLADGSKGIYIENSFREEVRRQVIGDVVDELEVPGVPQVSGIKQLFRRSNRQVKVIVLNGYQLLLKIPQEHS; via the coding sequence GTGCTGTTTATCGTTGCCTATTCCTTCATCACTTTTGGCAAAGAAGAAGAAACCAATATTGATACCCATCAGGTCCCCCTCCCAAAGTTAGGTAGCGACCAAAAACAATATGAAACAAAAATGGAAGCCCTGGAAAACATCAAAAAGGAACGCGAGATCAATGCACCGAGCGTCTATGATGAAGAGCTGCTGGATGCTACCGGAACCTATGATCCTGACCTAAGGGATAAAGAAAAAAGACGGATGATCGACAGTATTTATTCGCAAGGGAATATGGATTATGCCTACAGCACCTACCGGCAAGATCAGGCAGCTCCACAAACCCCAGCTCCATCCAAAAATGATACGTTATCCAAAAAAATCAATAAAAAAGAACGGGAAGCGGCCGCCAAAGAAATGGGCCTGGAACACCAACTCTTCTTTGCCTCCAATCCAAAGGAAAACCTAAATACCCTATCGCAAAACACAGACGGACAATTATATGTTCAAGTCGATGGCACCCAGACCATCAAACAACATTATCGGCTTCGGATGCGGCTTTCACGAGCTGCCCTGATCGATGGAAAGCAGGTCCCAAAAAATACGCTTCTATATGGCTTTGTGAGTTTTAAACCCAATCGTACCCTACTTACTATCGAGCACATTAAAGGAAGACCTGTTTCTTTTGAGGCATATGATCTGGCCGATGGCAGTAAAGGTATCTATATTGAGAACAGTTTCCGGGAAGAGGTGCGCCGTCAGGTAATAGGTGATGTCGTAGATGAACTCGAAGTACCGGGAGTGCCACAGGTGAGCGGTATCAAACAGCTTTTTAGAAGGAGTAACCGTCAGGTTAAAGTCATCGTACTAAACGGCTATCAATTACTCTTAAAAATACCACAGGAACATTCTTAA
- a CDS encoding site-specific integrase, producing MTKFHTFNIHFWLKKSSIKNDGTTPIYARIWVDSKPSDISTKESVHAKHWDDKADRVKTRTKNAKIVNDALDEIKSLIKKAYRQLKDENRPITSQSIKLRYFGKDKAVLTCKDLMDYHRENELHKLAPGTAKNYNATEKYVSRFLKKEFKSNDIPLAQINYTFIVKFENYLRTCPPLSKSRPLNHNGMMKHLERLQKFTTLALKHGWLKSNPFALYQLKYEEFDCPFLERDELDSIMLLRISQESIRLVRDVFVFSCYTGLSYIEVKNLKQCDIVNGIDDEQWIMVRRQKTKTPVKLPVLDEAKAILEKYADYPSEENNYSLLRMFSDQKINKHLKKIAELCNIKKNLTFHVARHTFATTIALLNDVPIETVSKMLGHTKLSTTQKYARVIEKKISSDMTKLKIKLNNSKKEQNYRSTAHDHLKIV from the coding sequence ATGACGAAATTTCACACATTCAATATTCATTTTTGGTTGAAAAAATCATCAATCAAAAATGATGGAACGACCCCTATCTATGCAAGAATCTGGGTAGATAGTAAACCTAGCGATATAAGTACCAAGGAATCTGTACATGCTAAACACTGGGATGATAAGGCAGATCGGGTAAAAACTAGAACAAAAAACGCCAAAATCGTCAATGATGCACTAGATGAGATAAAATCACTCATCAAGAAAGCATATAGGCAACTTAAAGATGAAAATAGGCCAATTACCTCTCAGTCTATTAAATTGAGGTATTTTGGCAAGGATAAGGCTGTATTGACGTGCAAGGACCTTATGGATTACCATAGGGAAAATGAACTTCATAAACTGGCACCTGGTACCGCTAAGAATTACAATGCTACCGAAAAATATGTGAGCCGTTTTCTCAAAAAGGAATTCAAATCGAATGATATCCCTTTGGCACAGATCAACTATACCTTTATAGTAAAATTTGAAAACTATCTCCGCACTTGTCCCCCTTTGAGTAAATCCAGACCGCTCAATCACAACGGTATGATGAAGCATTTAGAACGTTTACAGAAGTTTACAACCCTTGCCCTGAAACATGGTTGGCTGAAATCAAATCCCTTTGCATTATATCAATTGAAGTACGAGGAATTTGATTGTCCCTTTTTGGAGCGGGATGAGCTCGACAGCATAATGCTGCTTCGCATTTCCCAAGAAAGTATTCGGTTGGTTAGGGATGTATTTGTTTTTTCCTGCTATACCGGGCTCAGTTATATCGAGGTAAAAAACTTGAAACAATGCGACATCGTCAATGGTATTGATGATGAGCAATGGATAATGGTCAGGCGTCAAAAGACAAAGACCCCGGTAAAACTACCCGTATTGGATGAGGCCAAGGCAATATTGGAGAAATATGCAGATTATCCTAGTGAAGAAAATAACTATTCGCTATTACGAATGTTCAGTGATCAAAAAATCAATAAACACCTCAAGAAAATAGCGGAGTTATGCAACATTAAGAAGAACCTGACTTTTCACGTTGCGCGGCATACCTTTGCTACTACAATAGCCCTTCTCAATGATGTTCCTATAGAAACGGTCTCAAAAATGTTGGGGCACACCAAATTATCAACGACCCAGAAATATGCCAGGGTTATTGAAAAGAAGATTAGTAGTGATATGACTAAATTGAAAATAAAATTAAATAATTCAAAAAAGGAGCAAAACTACAGGTCAACAGCACACGACCATTTAAAAATTGTTTGA
- a CDS encoding PAS domain S-box protein yields MIENKTYNILMIAKPEEELFYLKNYLDKSIIKTKVTSVYSTTDAIKELKKQKYHIIFLDLGKPGETASTKIDQILSFSPSIPTVILSNKIDLPFSISCLERGASDYLIKETLDTFSIYKAIRHNIDRRNYIHALEEAKMRYSRLFHLSPQPMWVYDIDTLEFLDVNEAALQKYGYSINEFLSLKITDIASGDEIPKILKTVYETRKNVTRSFKGISKHKTKDNQIIDVEIHSNLIKFNEKSARLILANDITKKLKHIKAMETQNRKLREIAWTQSHVVRAPLVRMMALVNMLNEHFEEPSDFYLEQINRSAQEFDKIIREISDKTAQIELDD; encoded by the coding sequence ATGATTGAAAACAAGACCTACAATATATTAATGATAGCTAAGCCTGAAGAGGAATTATTCTATCTAAAAAATTATCTGGACAAATCAATTATTAAAACTAAAGTCACTTCGGTATATTCCACTACAGATGCTATTAAAGAATTAAAAAAGCAAAAATACCATATCATTTTTTTAGATCTGGGCAAACCAGGAGAAACGGCATCAACTAAAATAGACCAAATTCTATCCTTTAGTCCCTCTATACCCACGGTAATTTTAAGCAATAAAATAGATCTGCCTTTTAGTATTTCTTGTCTAGAAAGAGGAGCCTCAGATTACCTGATAAAAGAAACCTTAGATACCTTTAGTATCTATAAAGCGATAAGACACAATATAGATCGCCGCAATTATATTCATGCGCTGGAAGAAGCAAAAATGCGCTATAGCCGTTTATTTCATTTAAGCCCGCAACCCATGTGGGTTTATGACATCGATACCTTAGAGTTTTTAGATGTTAACGAAGCTGCACTACAAAAATATGGCTACTCTATTAACGAATTCCTTTCCTTAAAAATTACTGATATTGCATCTGGGGACGAAATTCCAAAAATCCTTAAAACGGTTTACGAAACAAGAAAGAATGTTACCAGAAGCTTTAAAGGAATTTCCAAACATAAAACTAAGGATAATCAAATTATTGATGTAGAAATCCATAGCAACCTCATTAAATTTAATGAGAAATCGGCTCGCTTAATACTTGCTAACGATATTACAAAAAAACTCAAGCACATTAAGGCGATGGAAACCCAAAATAGAAAGCTACGCGAAATAGCATGGACTCAAAGCCACGTGGTAAGGGCTCCCCTAGTTCGAATGATGGCACTGGTAAACATGCTTAATGAACATTTTGAAGAGCCATCCGACTTCTACCTTGAGCAAATAAACAGGTCGGCTCAGGAATTTGACAAAATTATTCGCGAAATTTCAGATAAAACAGCCCAGATCGAATTAGACGATTAA